In Rattus rattus isolate New Zealand chromosome 9, Rrattus_CSIRO_v1, whole genome shotgun sequence, a genomic segment contains:
- the Pdlim4 gene encoding PDZ and LIM domain protein 4 isoform X1, whose protein sequence is MTHSVTLRGPSPWGFRLVGGRDFSAPLTISRVHAGSKAALAALCPGDLIQAINGESTELMTHLEAQNRIKGCHDHLTLSVSRPENKNWPSSPDDKAQAHRIHIDPESQDGSPATSRRSSISGISLEDNRSGLGSPYGQPPRLPVPHNGSSNEVTLPAQMSALHVSPPPSADTARVLPRNRDCRVDLGSEVYRMLREPAEPAASEPKQSGSFRYLQGMLEAGEGGDRPGSGGSRNLKPAASKLGAPLSGLQGLPECTRCGHGIVGTIVKARDKLYHPECFMCSDCGLNLKQRGYFFLDERLYCENHAKARVKPPEGYDVVAVYPNAKVELV, encoded by the exons GTTCATGCTGGGAGCAAAGCGGCCCTGGCTGCCCTGTGCCCAGGTGACTTGATCCAAGCCATCAACGGCGAGAGCACTGAGCTCATGACACACCTGGAGGCCCAGAACCGCATTAAAGGCTGCCACGATCACCTTACACTCTCTGTAAGCAG GCCTGAGAACAAGAACTGGCCCAGTTCCCCTGATGACAAGGCCCAAGCGCATAGGATCCACATTGACCCTGAGTCCCAG GATGGGAGCCCAGCCACCAGCAGGCGGTCCTCGATCTCTGGAATTAGTCTGGAGGACAACAGATCGGGCCTGGGATCTCCATATGGCCAGCCACCTCGCCTTCCAGTTCCTCACAATGGCAGCAGCAATGAGGTCACCCTGCCAGCCCAGATGAGCGCTCTGCATGTGTCTCCGCCCCCCAG tgctgacacAGCCAGGGTTCTCCCTCGGAACCGGGACTGCAGGGTGGACCTGGGTTCAGAGGTATACAGGATGTTACGAGAGCCAGCAGAGCCAGCAGCCTCAGAGCCCAAACAGTCTGGATCCTTCCGCTACTTGCAAGGCATGCTAGAGGCTGGCGAAGGCG GGGATCGGCCTGGGTCTGGTGGTTCCCGGAACCTCAAGCCAGCAGCCAGCAAGCTGGGTGCTCCACTGAGTGGCCTGCAGGGGTTACCAGAGTGCACGCGCTGTGGCCACGGGATCGT GGGAACCATCGTCAAGGCGAGGGACAAGCTCTACCATCCCGAGTGCTTCATGTGCAGCGACTGTGGCCTGAATCTCAAGCAGCGTGGGTACTTCTTCCTAGACGAACGGCTGTACTGCGAGAACCATGCCAAGGCTCGAGTCAAGCCACCGGAGGGATATGACGTGGTGGCTGTATATCCCAATGCCAAGGTGGAACTTGTCTGA